DNA from Demetria terragena DSM 11295:
AAGATCTTCACCCGCGCGATCGTACCGACTTCGAATCGAGGAGGATGGGCACCATGACTGCAGAGACCACGCCCCAGCAACTTTCGGACGATGCCGTGCTTCTTGACGTGCGCGAGCAGGACGAGTGGGACGCGGGTCACGCACCGAATGCGGTGCACATCCCGATGGGCGAGGTGCCGGCGCGACTCGGCGAGTTGCCCCAGGTCGAGGGCAGCCTTCCGGTCATTTGCAAGGCAGGCGGGCGGTCGGGGCGAGTCGTCGCCTGGCTTGAAGCCCAGGGGTATGACGTCATCAACGTCGACGGCGGTATGGGCGACTGGGCCAGGGCAGGCAAGCCACTCACCAACGACAGCGGCAACCCGCAGGTCATCTGAGCAGTCCTCGGCCCTGACCTGGCCGTTGACCCGGCGTGTCGTGCTAGTTGCATACGCCGTGGACTAGCACGACACGCCGACTCAGGGCGTACGCGGCAGTCGAGCCAACTGGCGCGACTGTGCCACCAAGGTGTCCGTTGAGTCCCATACCTCGCAGTCCTCCACGAAGTGGCCAGCGGCAGTGTGCTCGGAGTAGTGCTTCACCCGCAGCCAGCCAGGCGCGGGCCGCGCCACGACGTGCACGGTGAACTCGATCGTCGGTGCCCACCCGGGCAGACCCATGTCGAAACTCACGGGCGGGAGCGCGTCACAGGCGAACAGCAGGACGAACGGGTCTGGTTCGTG
Protein-coding regions in this window:
- a CDS encoding rhodanese-like domain-containing protein, translated to MGTMTAETTPQQLSDDAVLLDVREQDEWDAGHAPNAVHIPMGEVPARLGELPQVEGSLPVICKAGGRSGRVVAWLEAQGYDVINVDGGMGDWARAGKPLTNDSGNPQVI